The Micromonospora sp. NBC_01740 genome includes a window with the following:
- a CDS encoding carbohydrate ABC transporter permease produces MKLRRPYKIFRTVALVLVVLALIAPLVWMVAASLKTNVDIYDTDKAFVFSPTMDNYSNVLQQANYIQFIGNSLWVALAATVLSLLLGVPAAYSMSRFNMKKSALVVLMARVIPGVSLLVPWYYVFSNLQMVGGFTVLILSHMFVSLPLIVYIMMGYFDGLPTELEEAALVDGLTHIGAFRRITLPLSVPGIATAGILSFIFSWNNFMFALVLSGADTKTLPVAIFDFVGYASIDWGGLMAAATVVTLPIMLIALFVQKYVVSGLTAGATKG; encoded by the coding sequence ATGAAGCTGCGCAGGCCGTACAAGATCTTCCGCACGGTGGCCCTCGTCCTCGTCGTGCTGGCGCTGATCGCGCCGCTGGTGTGGATGGTCGCCGCGTCGTTGAAGACGAACGTCGACATCTACGACACCGACAAGGCCTTCGTCTTCTCCCCGACGATGGACAACTACTCCAACGTGCTCCAGCAGGCGAACTACATCCAGTTCATCGGCAACAGCCTCTGGGTGGCGCTCGCGGCCACCGTGCTGTCGCTGCTGCTCGGCGTGCCCGCCGCGTACTCGATGAGCCGCTTCAACATGAAGAAGTCCGCGCTCGTCGTGCTCATGGCGCGGGTCATCCCCGGCGTCTCGCTGCTGGTGCCCTGGTACTACGTCTTCTCGAACCTGCAGATGGTCGGCGGGTTCACCGTGCTGATCCTCAGCCACATGTTCGTGTCGCTGCCGCTGATCGTCTACATCATGATGGGCTACTTCGACGGCCTGCCGACCGAGCTCGAGGAGGCGGCGCTCGTCGACGGGCTCACCCACATCGGCGCGTTCCGGCGGATCACCCTGCCGCTGTCGGTGCCCGGCATCGCCACCGCGGGCATCCTGTCGTTCATCTTCTCCTGGAACAACTTCATGTTCGCCCTCGTGCTGTCCGGGGCCGACACCAAGACGCTCCCGGTGGCGATCTTCGACTTCGTCGGCTACGCCAGCATCGACTGGGGCGGCCTGATGGCGGCGGCCACGGTGGTCACCCTGCCGATCATGCTGATCGCCCTGTTCGTGCAGAAGTACGTCGTCTCCGGCCTCACCGCCGGCGCCACGAAGGGCTGA
- a CDS encoding carbohydrate ABC transporter permease: MSAVTTPVKRSPEARPASPETSAWSRWANAHRKWLFAAPAMLFVAVLIIFPVAWTGYLSLTDAEGSVRAESSFIGFQNYLDVLGDTDRFWPAVWRTALFTGVVLFFEVVLGMAIALLLWRPFRGEKWVRVAILLPLVATPVAVGMMWRLIFDPNIGMANQVLGWVGIDPQPWLSGQNSALPTTMFIDIWQWTPMVVLILLAGLTSLSDEPQEAALIDGASTWQRFRHVTLPLLMPTVIVAILLRGIDALKTFDILYATKGRGGGSFHEVETLNVYAYGLSFDYNDYGVSSTVLIIFFLIIIGVMWALTYRKKGLDR, translated from the coding sequence ATGTCAGCCGTCACCACACCAGTCAAAAGATCGCCCGAGGCGCGTCCGGCGTCCCCGGAGACCTCGGCCTGGTCGCGCTGGGCCAACGCGCACCGCAAGTGGCTCTTCGCGGCACCCGCCATGTTGTTCGTCGCCGTGCTGATCATCTTTCCGGTGGCGTGGACCGGGTACCTCAGCCTGACCGACGCCGAGGGCTCGGTCCGTGCCGAGAGCTCGTTCATCGGCTTCCAGAACTACCTCGACGTGCTCGGCGACACCGACCGGTTCTGGCCGGCCGTGTGGCGCACCGCCCTCTTCACCGGCGTCGTGCTCTTCTTCGAGGTCGTCCTCGGCATGGCCATCGCCCTGCTGCTGTGGCGGCCGTTCCGCGGTGAGAAGTGGGTCCGGGTCGCGATCCTCCTGCCGCTGGTGGCCACCCCGGTCGCGGTCGGCATGATGTGGCGGCTGATCTTCGACCCCAACATCGGCATGGCCAACCAGGTGCTCGGCTGGGTCGGCATCGATCCCCAGCCCTGGCTCTCCGGGCAGAACTCGGCCCTGCCGACGACGATGTTCATCGACATCTGGCAGTGGACCCCGATGGTCGTGCTGATCCTGCTCGCCGGCCTGACGTCGCTGTCCGACGAGCCGCAGGAGGCGGCGCTGATCGACGGCGCCAGCACCTGGCAGCGGTTCCGGCACGTCACCCTGCCGCTGCTGATGCCCACCGTGATCGTCGCGATCCTGCTGCGCGGCATCGACGCCCTGAAGACCTTCGACATCCTCTACGCCACCAAGGGGCGCGGCGGCGGGTCGTTCCACGAGGTGGAGACCCTGAACGTGTACGCCTACGGGCTCAGCTTCGACTACAACGACTACGGCGTCTCATCGACCGTCCTCATCATCTTCTTCCTGATCATCATCGGGGTGATGTGGGCCCTGACCTACCGCAAGAAGGGGCTGGACCGATGA
- a CDS encoding ABC transporter substrate-binding protein produces MRRRSVIGTSLAMVVALGLSACGGGGDDAGGSNTVRVTLVNHVWTENIKKALPEFEKQSGLKVEVTQLGEDQLSDQYNVKLNAGSTDLDVMMYRPLQEGKLFAKNKYLADLTEKSKSDSAFEIADFQSGPVQATTYEDKVVGVPIITEQEVLYYRKDLLEKSGFTAPPKTLDELKAQAAKVEADNPGVAGFVSRTGKAAAVTQFSSFLYSFGGDFVDASGKASINTEQAKQAYAYYGGMLREHGPENISTDMSWSEAMAIFTQGKAAFYTEANSLYKNATDPAKSKVSETVGFAAFPAGPAGSKPYNIPSWALGVNEASKNQDNAWKFIQWAAGKEQALAQQKAGVPSARTSVWENPEGAATYPKDLAEATTVSTANGVGHDRPLVEKVAQAREIVGQPIVDAITGKDAAASADAANEAFQKFLDDEAK; encoded by the coding sequence GTGAGACGTCGATCAGTTATTGGGACTTCCCTGGCGATGGTCGTCGCCCTCGGCCTGTCCGCCTGCGGTGGCGGCGGGGACGACGCCGGCGGCTCGAACACCGTTCGCGTGACGCTGGTGAACCACGTCTGGACGGAGAACATCAAGAAGGCCCTGCCGGAGTTCGAGAAGCAGTCGGGCCTGAAGGTGGAGGTCACCCAGCTCGGTGAGGACCAGCTCTCCGACCAGTACAACGTCAAGCTGAACGCCGGGTCCACCGACCTGGACGTGATGATGTACCGGCCGCTGCAGGAGGGGAAGCTGTTCGCCAAGAACAAGTACCTCGCCGACCTGACGGAGAAGAGCAAGTCGGACAGCGCGTTCGAGATCGCCGACTTCCAGTCCGGACCGGTGCAGGCCACCACGTACGAGGACAAGGTGGTCGGCGTGCCGATCATCACCGAGCAGGAGGTCCTCTACTACCGCAAGGACCTGCTGGAGAAGTCCGGCTTCACCGCCCCGCCGAAGACCCTCGACGAGCTCAAGGCGCAGGCGGCGAAGGTCGAGGCGGACAACCCGGGCGTGGCGGGCTTCGTGTCCCGCACCGGCAAGGCCGCCGCCGTCACCCAGTTCTCCAGCTTCCTCTACAGCTTCGGCGGCGACTTCGTCGACGCCAGCGGCAAGGCCTCGATCAACACGGAGCAGGCCAAGCAGGCGTACGCCTACTACGGCGGGATGCTGCGTGAGCACGGCCCGGAGAACATCAGCACCGACATGAGCTGGTCCGAGGCGATGGCGATCTTCACCCAGGGCAAGGCGGCCTTCTACACCGAGGCCAACTCGCTCTACAAGAACGCCACCGACCCGGCCAAGTCGAAGGTCTCCGAGACCGTCGGGTTCGCGGCCTTCCCGGCCGGCCCGGCCGGCTCGAAGCCGTACAACATCCCGTCCTGGGCGCTCGGCGTCAACGAGGCGTCCAAGAACCAGGACAACGCCTGGAAGTTCATCCAGTGGGCGGCCGGCAAGGAGCAGGCGCTGGCGCAGCAGAAGGCCGGCGTGCCCAGCGCCCGTACCTCCGTCTGGGAGAACCCGGAGGGCGCGGCGACCTACCCGAAGGACCTCGCCGAGGCCACCACGGTCAGCACCGCCAACGGCGTGGGCCACGACCGACCGCTGGTCGAGAAGGTCGCCCAGGCGCGGGAGATCGTCGGCCAGCCGATCGTCGACGCGATCACCGGCAAGGACGCGGCCGCCTCGGCGGACGCGGCCAACGAGGCGTTCCAGAAGTTCCTCGACGACGAGGCGAAGTAG
- a CDS encoding FadR/GntR family transcriptional regulator produces the protein MKSSSSGAVAAQLAPVEAGLHARVLDRLGTAICDGELTPGSVLNIDDLVDRYAVSRSVVREVLRVLASIGFIETRRRVGVMIRPSEDWNVFDPQVIRWRLASAGRIVQLRSITELRTAIEPHAAWLAANRVGHDEASDLVGLAAKMWAAGKAGDEERFLQLDIEFHRRILVASGNEMFVRLQDLIAEVLTGRHQHHLMPHHPHEQALQLHAEVAQAIQRRDGERARRAMVQLMEQAFDEMSSIWEQTGETAGA, from the coding sequence GTGAAATCGTCCTCCTCGGGGGCTGTGGCCGCCCAGCTCGCCCCTGTCGAGGCTGGCCTGCACGCACGCGTCCTCGATCGCCTCGGCACGGCCATCTGTGACGGCGAGCTGACACCGGGGTCGGTGCTCAACATCGACGACCTGGTCGACCGCTACGCCGTGTCCCGCTCGGTCGTCCGCGAGGTGCTGCGGGTGCTCGCCTCGATCGGGTTCATCGAGACCCGGCGCCGCGTCGGGGTCATGATCCGCCCGTCGGAGGACTGGAACGTCTTCGATCCGCAGGTGATCCGCTGGCGGCTCGCCTCGGCCGGCCGCATCGTCCAGCTACGCTCGATCACCGAGCTGCGGACCGCCATCGAGCCGCACGCCGCCTGGCTGGCCGCCAACCGGGTCGGCCACGACGAGGCGAGCGACCTGGTCGGGCTCGCGGCGAAGATGTGGGCCGCCGGCAAGGCCGGGGACGAGGAGCGCTTCCTCCAGCTCGACATAGAATTCCACCGCCGGATCCTGGTCGCCTCCGGCAACGAGATGTTCGTCCGGTTGCAGGACCTGATCGCGGAGGTGCTCACCGGCCGGCACCAGCACCACCTGATGCCGCACCACCCGCACGAGCAGGCCCTCCAACTGCACGCCGAGGTGGCCCAGGCGATCCAGCGGCGCGACGGCGAGCGCGCCCGGCGGGCCATGGTGCAGCTCATGGAGCAGGCCTTCGACGAGATGAGCTCGATCTGGGAGCAGACCGGCGAGACCGCCGGCGCCTGA
- a CDS encoding MFS transporter, translated as MTVHPPRASDARVRRLAATLYGYAFLSELVLLYPLYALLFSDTGLSVWQISSLFVIWSAASILLEVPSGAFADAVSRRLLLSLAPVVTAAGFALWVLVPSYPAFAVGFVLWGAGGALASGALEALVFTELDRLGAAGRYARVIGRAKTAGTIGVLASILLAGPVFAVGGYPAVGVASVLACLLAAAVATRFPEHRRPETAAVDAESVRADAASADVDAAPVRADAESADVDAAPALVLGGGGPERTGHDGGADDDEDLGWWASLRAGLAEVRADRTVRAAVLLVAVVAAVWGALDEYTPLLARDTGVGEATVPLLLLLTWLGVAVGGLLAPAGERLTARGYAGLLALSALALVAGALSARPAGFALVAAAFCGFQLATVLADARLQARISGGSRATVTSLAGMATDVTVIAVYGGYGLLATGAGNGVAFAVAAVPYLIVALLLVTRVGRSARRGPARTTAGHPG; from the coding sequence ATGACTGTCCACCCTCCGCGCGCGTCCGACGCGCGCGTCCGCCGGCTGGCGGCCACCCTCTACGGGTACGCGTTCCTCAGCGAACTCGTCCTGCTCTATCCGCTGTACGCGCTGCTGTTCAGCGACACCGGCCTGTCGGTGTGGCAGATCTCGTCGCTGTTCGTGATCTGGTCGGCCGCCAGCATCCTGCTGGAGGTGCCCTCCGGCGCGTTCGCCGACGCGGTCTCCCGGCGGCTGCTGCTCAGCCTCGCGCCGGTGGTCACCGCCGCCGGCTTCGCCCTCTGGGTGCTCGTGCCCTCGTACCCGGCCTTCGCCGTCGGGTTCGTGCTCTGGGGCGCCGGCGGGGCGCTCGCCTCGGGCGCGCTGGAGGCGTTGGTCTTCACCGAACTCGACCGCCTGGGCGCCGCCGGCCGCTACGCCCGCGTCATCGGCCGGGCGAAGACGGCCGGGACGATCGGCGTGCTCGCCTCGATCCTGCTGGCCGGCCCCGTGTTCGCCGTCGGAGGCTACCCGGCCGTCGGCGTGGCGAGCGTGCTCGCCTGCCTGCTCGCCGCCGCCGTCGCCACCCGCTTCCCCGAACACCGCCGACCCGAGACCGCCGCTGTCGACGCCGAGTCCGTCAGGGCCGACGCCGCGTCCGCTGATGTCGACGCCGCGCCTGTCCGGGCCGACGCCGAGTCCGCCGATGTCGACGCCGCGCCCGCCCTCGTCTTGGGCGGCGGGGGGCCGGAGCGGACCGGGCACGACGGCGGGGCGGACGACGACGAGGACCTCGGCTGGTGGGCGAGCCTGCGCGCGGGGCTCGCCGAGGTCCGCGCCGACCGGACCGTGCGCGCGGCGGTGCTGCTGGTCGCGGTCGTCGCGGCGGTCTGGGGCGCCCTCGACGAGTACACCCCGCTGCTGGCCCGGGACACCGGCGTCGGCGAGGCGACCGTGCCGCTGCTGCTCCTGCTCACCTGGCTCGGGGTGGCCGTGGGCGGCCTGCTGGCCCCGGCGGGGGAGCGGCTGACCGCCCGGGGGTACGCCGGCCTGCTGGCGCTGTCGGCCCTGGCCCTGGTCGCGGGGGCGCTGTCCGCCCGGCCGGCCGGCTTCGCGCTGGTCGCGGCCGCGTTCTGCGGCTTCCAGCTCGCCACCGTGCTCGCCGACGCCCGGTTGCAGGCCCGGATCAGCGGGGGCAGCCGCGCCACCGTCACCTCGCTGGCCGGAATGGCCACCGACGTGACGGTCATCGCGGTCTACGGCGGCTACGGCCTGCTCGCCACCGGGGCCGGCAACGGGGTCGCGTTCGCGGTGGCGGCGGTGCCGTACCTGATCGTGGCGCTGCTGCTGGTGACCCGCGTGGGCCGCTCGGCCCGCCGCGGGCCGGCGCGGACGACCGCCGGGCACCCCGGCTGA
- a CDS encoding mechanosensitive ion channel family protein — protein sequence MPCGGIPMRDNFGDAVGDALRSVMLFLPKAVAFVAILVAGWLIAKAVLKIVDKVLERVGFDRAVERGGVRRALARSRYDASDIVAKLAYYGVLLVTLQLAFGIWGPNPISDLIAGVIAWLPRAFVAIVIVVVAAAIANAVKDIISGALGGLSYGRLLATIASVFILGLGVIAALNQIGVATAVTTPVLIAVLATVGGILVVGVGGGLVRPMQSRWESWLSRAEQESRLIATHARAYQAGRRDSEAHLAAAATHGGDPDATQVVSGPRVDTDPEATQVVSAPRVGADPDATQVVSGPRVDTDPTVPVPRQGDPDASRVTSGGTTVPARPAGEDSEATMVIPPLEGEQRRR from the coding sequence ATGCCGTGTGGAGGAATTCCGATGAGAGACAACTTCGGCGACGCGGTGGGGGACGCCCTCCGGTCGGTGATGCTGTTCCTGCCCAAGGCCGTCGCCTTCGTGGCGATCCTGGTGGCCGGTTGGCTGATCGCCAAGGCCGTGCTGAAGATCGTGGACAAGGTGCTGGAGCGGGTGGGCTTCGACCGGGCCGTGGAACGCGGTGGGGTCCGCCGGGCCCTGGCCCGCTCCCGGTACGACGCCAGTGACATCGTCGCCAAGCTGGCCTACTACGGGGTGCTGCTGGTGACCCTCCAGCTGGCCTTCGGCATCTGGGGGCCGAACCCCATCTCCGACCTGATCGCGGGTGTGATCGCCTGGCTGCCCCGCGCCTTCGTCGCGATCGTCATCGTCGTGGTGGCCGCCGCCATCGCCAACGCGGTGAAGGACATCATCAGCGGCGCCCTCGGCGGGCTGTCGTACGGCCGGCTCCTGGCCACCATCGCCTCCGTGTTCATCCTCGGCCTGGGCGTCATCGCCGCGCTCAACCAGATCGGCGTGGCCACTGCGGTCACCACTCCGGTGCTGATCGCGGTGCTGGCCACCGTGGGTGGCATCCTCGTCGTCGGGGTGGGCGGCGGGCTGGTCCGTCCCATGCAGAGCCGCTGGGAGTCGTGGCTGAGCCGGGCCGAGCAGGAGTCGCGGCTGATCGCCACGCACGCGCGCGCCTACCAGGCCGGACGCCGCGACAGCGAGGCCCACCTCGCCGCGGCGGCGACGCACGGCGGCGACCCGGACGCCACGCAGGTGGTCTCCGGTCCGCGCGTCGACACCGACCCGGAGGCCACCCAGGTGGTTTCCGCCCCGCGCGTCGGGGCGGACCCGGACGCCACGCAGGTGGTCTCCGGTCCCCGCGTCGACACCGACCCGACCGTGCCCGTGCCGCGACAGGGCGACCCGGACGCCAGCCGGGTCACCTCGGGCGGCACCACCGTCCCGGCCCGCCCGGCCGGCGAGGACAGCGAGGCCACCATGGTGATCCCGCCGCTGGAGGGCGAGCAACGCCGCCGCTGA
- a CDS encoding serine/threonine-protein kinase: MTGWQVSGYRPVRQLGAGASGRVDLAVHEATGTPVAIKYLTGGIGDDPAFRTAFRAEARLLAGIDDPHVSRLYEYVESPGGAAIVMELVNGVSLRQLLRAHGATTPESALCVLKGSLAGLGAAHARGVVHRDYKPENVLVTAEGASKLADFGIAMPVGEGSGASVTGTPRYMAPEQWTGAPASPACDIYAATATFYECLTGRPPFDGRDLLTLRQQHAHAPIPTAPAPEPVHELLRHGMAKQPAERPQPAQVFLAVLERVAAESYGRRWEERGLRELARRAALLAALLPFPDGTGGATSLASTAFGEATDRWTWLRSGRARAALVGGGLAAALLLGGAGFSYAGRDEPLPAAGTPAPEAPAEPTGAPSASAPAPSPTAGTTPSPTPSVAPTATTAAPEPAGTGTPTTSAPAPPTASASASAAPADTVAPSVGRVAASPGELDPRGCPYGPTSSTISAVVADDSTATGELRVSLRYTLDGRTTEVPMTSGGRGVFRGVLGELPQPKTSTRIPVRVVAVDEAGNASPEGPPVYVTLRSFCTPG, from the coding sequence GTGACCGGCTGGCAGGTCTCCGGCTACCGCCCGGTGCGGCAGCTCGGCGCCGGCGCGTCCGGCCGGGTGGACCTCGCCGTGCACGAGGCGACCGGCACCCCGGTGGCGATCAAGTACCTCACCGGCGGCATCGGTGACGACCCGGCGTTCCGCACCGCGTTCCGCGCCGAGGCCCGGCTGCTGGCCGGCATCGACGACCCGCACGTCTCCCGCCTCTACGAGTACGTCGAGTCGCCCGGCGGCGCGGCGATCGTCATGGAACTGGTCAACGGCGTGTCGCTGCGGCAGCTGCTGCGCGCGCACGGAGCGACGACGCCGGAGTCGGCGCTCTGCGTCCTCAAGGGCTCGCTGGCGGGGCTCGGCGCGGCGCACGCCCGGGGCGTCGTGCACCGCGACTACAAACCGGAGAACGTCCTGGTCACGGCCGAGGGCGCCAGCAAACTGGCCGATTTCGGCATCGCCATGCCGGTGGGTGAGGGCTCCGGGGCCAGCGTCACCGGCACTCCCCGCTACATGGCCCCCGAGCAGTGGACGGGCGCCCCGGCGAGCCCGGCCTGCGACATCTACGCGGCCACCGCCACCTTCTACGAGTGCCTCACCGGCCGCCCGCCCTTCGACGGGCGGGACCTGCTCACCCTGCGTCAGCAGCACGCCCACGCGCCGATCCCCACCGCACCGGCCCCCGAGCCGGTGCACGAACTGCTGCGGCACGGCATGGCCAAGCAACCGGCCGAGCGGCCGCAACCCGCCCAGGTCTTCCTCGCCGTGCTGGAGCGGGTGGCGGCCGAGTCGTACGGGCGGCGGTGGGAGGAGCGTGGCCTGCGCGAGCTGGCCCGGCGGGCGGCCCTGCTCGCCGCCCTCCTGCCGTTCCCGGACGGCACCGGCGGGGCCACCAGCCTGGCCAGCACCGCGTTCGGCGAGGCGACGGACCGGTGGACGTGGCTGCGATCCGGCCGGGCCCGCGCGGCGCTGGTCGGCGGCGGGCTGGCGGCGGCGCTGCTGCTCGGCGGCGCCGGGTTCAGCTACGCCGGCCGCGACGAGCCGCTGCCCGCCGCCGGGACGCCCGCACCCGAGGCGCCGGCGGAGCCGACGGGTGCGCCCTCCGCGTCGGCCCCCGCGCCGAGCCCGACGGCCGGGACGACGCCCAGCCCGACCCCTTCCGTCGCACCGACGGCGACGACGGCCGCACCGGAGCCGGCCGGGACCGGCACGCCGACGACGTCGGCCCCCGCCCCGCCGACCGCGTCGGCCAGCGCCAGCGCCGCGCCGGCGGACACCGTCGCGCCCTCCGTCGGCCGGGTCGCGGCCAGCCCGGGCGAACTCGACCCCCGCGGCTGCCCGTACGGGCCGACGTCCAGCACGATCTCCGCGGTCGTCGCCGACGACAGTACGGCCACCGGGGAGCTGAGGGTGAGCCTGCGGTACACGCTGGACGGCCGCACCACCGAGGTGCCCATGACGTCGGGCGGGCGCGGGGTGTTCCGGGGCGTCCTGGGCGAGCTGCCCCAACCGAAGACCAGCACCCGGATCCCGGTCCGGGTCGTCGCCGTGGACGAGGCCGGCAACGCCTCGCCCGAGGGCCCGCCGGTGTACGTGACGCTGCGCTCGTTCTGCACGCCGGGCTGA
- a CDS encoding sensor histidine kinase encodes MTTRRWLTVLLLTMTALVLLGGGAGAAALRHTAAVSNHLADQVAPASTAVGQLDSGLLAQAAAVRGHVVTADPRFLDAYRRGVESERATMSRLHELLAGEPEALADLDRARRLADRWRTEYAERLVASRQAGGTPEELAPLVTGDAETFAAVRAELTGLVGRLDGIRDAGRDDLDRARALRDLTFVAILAALLLCGIVGSVLVRTRVLRPLDRLGASVRQVAGGDFRHRLRPDGPADIARLTSDVETMRRTVVEAWERSQHDRDALEQQADELRRSNEDLEQFAYVASHDLQEPLRKVASFCQMLERRYTDQLDDRARQYIGFAVDGASRMQELINDLLAFSRIGRVYGELREVDLAEVFAQAESNLSRAVDESGATITRDPLPTVRGEPTLLTMLWQNLLGNAVKFRSPDRAPLIRVTVTDTPQDWSFAVEDNGIGIDPRYAEKIFVIFQRLHPRGTYPGTGIGLAVCKKVVEFHGGTLSLDEAYRDGTRFVFTMPRLPTAVVPAQPSEPAAESAAGV; translated from the coding sequence ATGACGACCCGGCGGTGGCTCACTGTCCTGTTGCTGACGATGACCGCCCTGGTCCTGCTCGGCGGGGGCGCCGGCGCCGCCGCGCTGAGGCACACCGCCGCGGTCTCCAACCACCTCGCCGACCAGGTCGCCCCGGCCAGTACGGCGGTCGGCCAGCTCGACAGCGGCCTGCTCGCCCAGGCGGCGGCCGTACGCGGCCACGTCGTCACCGCCGACCCGCGCTTCCTCGACGCGTACCGGCGGGGCGTCGAGAGCGAACGCGCGACCATGTCCCGGCTGCACGAGCTGCTCGCCGGCGAGCCGGAGGCGCTGGCCGACCTGGACCGGGCGCGGCGGCTGGCCGACCGCTGGCGCACCGAGTACGCCGAACGCCTGGTCGCCTCCCGGCAGGCCGGCGGGACGCCGGAGGAGCTGGCGCCGCTGGTGACCGGGGACGCGGAGACCTTCGCGGCGGTACGCGCCGAGCTGACCGGGCTGGTCGGCCGCCTCGACGGGATCCGGGACGCCGGCCGGGACGACCTCGACCGGGCCCGGGCGTTGCGGGACCTGACCTTCGTGGCGATCCTGGCGGCCCTGCTGCTGTGCGGGATCGTCGGATCCGTGCTGGTGCGCACGAGGGTGCTGCGCCCGCTGGACCGGCTGGGCGCCTCGGTGCGGCAGGTGGCCGGCGGCGACTTCCGGCACCGGCTGCGGCCCGACGGCCCCGCCGACATCGCCCGGCTGACCAGTGACGTGGAGACGATGCGCCGCACCGTGGTGGAGGCGTGGGAGCGCAGCCAGCACGACCGGGACGCCCTGGAACAGCAGGCGGACGAGCTGCGCCGCTCCAACGAGGACCTGGAGCAGTTCGCGTACGTGGCGTCGCACGATTTGCAGGAGCCGCTGCGCAAGGTGGCGTCGTTCTGCCAGATGCTGGAGCGCCGCTACACCGACCAGCTCGACGACCGCGCCCGGCAGTACATCGGCTTCGCCGTCGACGGGGCCAGCCGGATGCAGGAGCTGATAAACGACCTGCTGGCGTTCTCCCGGATCGGCCGGGTCTACGGCGAGCTGCGGGAGGTCGACCTGGCCGAGGTGTTCGCGCAGGCCGAGTCGAACCTGTCCCGGGCGGTGGACGAGTCCGGCGCGACGATCACCCGCGACCCGCTGCCCACGGTGCGGGGCGAGCCGACCCTGCTGACCATGCTCTGGCAGAACCTGCTGGGCAACGCGGTCAAGTTCCGCAGCCCCGACCGGGCGCCGCTGATCCGGGTGACGGTGACGGACACCCCGCAGGACTGGTCCTTCGCCGTCGAGGACAACGGCATCGGCATCGACCCCCGGTACGCCGAGAAGATCTTCGTCATCTTCCAGCGCCTGCATCCCCGTGGCACGTACCCGGGCACCGGCATCGGGCTCGCGGTGTGCAAGAAGGTCGTCGAGTTCCACGGCGGCACGCTGAGCCTGGACGAGGCGTACCGCGACGGGACCCGCTTCGTGTTCACGATGCCGCGGCTGCCGACGGCGGTCGTACCCGCGCAGCCCAGCGAGCCGGCCGCGGAGTCGGCGGCCGGAGTCTGA
- a CDS encoding SPFH domain-containing protein — MEAVVIGVVIVAALLALVGALSVRLVQQYQRGVVFRFGRVLTPVREPGLRLIVPVADRMVRVSMQTTVIGVPPQGAITRDNVTLTVDAVVYYRVVDPVKALVNVRDYPSAVLQVAQTALRSVIGKADLDTVLGDRDRVNAELKAVIDAPTEGPWGLLIERVEVKDVALPEGMKRSMSRQAEAERERRARVIAADGEYQASRRLADASRAMANTPGAYQLRLLQTVVDVAAEKNSTLVMPFPVELLRFFDKFTRGAEPPAAERPPAGRPEPAAPVPGDGHRRPQA; from the coding sequence GTGGAAGCGGTCGTGATCGGCGTGGTGATCGTGGCCGCGCTCCTGGCACTCGTCGGCGCGCTGAGCGTCCGGCTGGTGCAGCAGTACCAGCGCGGCGTCGTCTTCCGCTTCGGCCGGGTGCTGACGCCGGTCCGGGAGCCCGGCCTGCGCCTGATCGTCCCGGTCGCCGACCGGATGGTCCGGGTCAGCATGCAGACGACCGTCATCGGTGTGCCTCCGCAGGGGGCGATCACCCGGGACAACGTCACCCTCACCGTCGACGCGGTGGTCTACTACCGGGTCGTCGACCCGGTGAAGGCTCTGGTCAACGTCCGCGACTACCCCTCGGCCGTGCTCCAGGTGGCACAGACCGCCCTGCGTTCGGTGATCGGCAAGGCCGACCTGGACACCGTGCTCGGCGACCGGGACCGGGTCAACGCCGAGCTGAAGGCGGTCATCGACGCGCCGACGGAGGGGCCGTGGGGGCTGCTGATCGAGCGGGTCGAGGTCAAGGACGTCGCGCTGCCCGAGGGGATGAAACGGTCGATGTCCCGCCAGGCCGAGGCGGAACGCGAACGCCGCGCCCGGGTGATCGCCGCCGACGGCGAGTACCAGGCGTCCCGCCGGCTCGCCGACGCGTCCCGGGCGATGGCGAACACGCCGGGCGCCTACCAGTTACGGCTGTTGCAGACGGTGGTGGACGTGGCAGCCGAGAAGAACAGCACGCTGGTGATGCCGTTCCCGGTGGAGCTGCTGCGCTTCTTCGACAAGTTCACCCGGGGCGCGGAGCCACCGGCGGCGGAGCGCCCGCCGGCCGGGCGGCCGGAACCCGCCGCGCCGGTGCCCGGTGACGGCCACCGGCGCCCGCAGGCCTGA